The Glycine soja cultivar W05 chromosome 6, ASM419377v2, whole genome shotgun sequence genome has a window encoding:
- the LOC114416319 gene encoding F-box protein PP2-B10-like, which yields MDITKVLPEECISMIVSFTSPEDACRLSLVSPFFKEIADSDAVWENFLPSDYKDIIDQSSTPSLNLFSKKQIYSHLSVHHVLLVNGNMSLYLEKATGKKCCMVSASGIEFRIRSSGSECYFSSEESVPQSRFYQLVQIKFDYKLRVTGSNLDTKVLSPNTNYGVYFIFHLVDQDYQPRNLQWMLERAQRREDGWMEVEITDFFSGDGYNLVDFHYKLKNNDLRSYCCLIVEGVEFRPKNL from the exons atggATATCACAAAGGTTCTTCCCGAAGAGTGTATCTCAATGATTGTTTCCTTCACATCTCCTGAGGATGCATGCAGATTATCTCTTGTGTCCCCATTCTTTAAAGAAATTGCAGATTCAGATGCTGTGTGGGAGAACTTTCTTCCATCTGATTACAAAGATATCATAGATCAGTCTTCAACACCATCCCTTAATTTATTCTCCAAAAAACAAATTTACTCACACCTCAGTGTCCATCATGTTCTTTTGGTCAATGGGAATATG AGTTTATATCTAGAGAAAGCTACCGGCAAAAAGTGCTGCATGGTGAGTGCATCGGGAATCGAATTCCGTATCCGGTCGAGTGGTTCTGAATGCTATTTCTCGTCCGAGGAATCTGTACCACAGTCGAG ATTTTACCAACTAGTACAGATCAAATTCGACTACAAACTGCGTGTTACGGGAAGTAATTTAGACACTAAAGTTTTGTCGCCAAATACAAATTATGGTGTTTACTTCATCTTTCATTTGGTAGACCAAGATTATCAACCTAGGAACCTACAATGGATGCTGGAGAGAGCTCAGAGGAGAGAAGATGGATGGATGGAGGTTGAGATCACAGACTTTTTTAGCGGAGACGGATATAACTTAGTGGATTTTCATTATAAGTTGAAGAATAATGATTTGAGGTCTTATTGTTGCCTTATTGTTGAAGGAGTTGAGTTCAGGCCCAAAAATTTGTGA
- the LOC114417065 gene encoding cyclic nucleotide-gated ion channel 4-like yields the protein MATTITEQEASSRAPHVLDYATTTSDDDTEKEEEELVHEQNESSGGGRWFPAACGGGTRRSGGGALGRVLDPRAKWVQEWNRVFLLVCAAGLFVDPLFFYALSVSDSCMCVFVDGWLAVTVTVLRCMTDALHVWNMVIRCKMAKRTFGLGASTTSSGRGTSSSSVGLRDTRPRSVAMGYLMSRTGFFFDLFVILPLPQIVLWVAIPSLLEKGSVTLVMTVFLIIFLFQYLPKIFHSVCHLRRTQNLSGYIFGTVWWGIALNMIAYFVASHAAGACWYLLGIQRAAKCLKVQCEKTSGCGMKILSCQTPIYYGSNSFLVRDRARLAWAENREVRHTCLNGPDNYNYGAYRWSVQLVTNDNRLEKILFPIFWGLMTLSTFGNLESTTEWLEVVFNIIVLTSGLLLVTMLIGNIKVFLHATTSKKQAMQLKMRNIEWWMRKRRLPLGFRQRVRNYERQRWAAMRGVDEFEMTKNLPEGLRRDIKYHLCLDLVRQVPLFQHMDDLVLENICDRVKSLIFTKGETIAREGDPVQRMLFVVRGHLQSSQVLRDGVKSCCMLGPGNFSGDELLSWCLRRPFIERLPPSSSTLITLETTEAFGLEAEDVKYVTQHFRYTFVKEKVKRSARYYSPGWRTWAAVAIQLAWRRYKHRLTLTSLSFIRPRRPLSRSSSMGEDRLRLYTALLTSPKPNQDDFDF from the exons ATGGCTACTACCATAACAGAGCAAGAAGCCTCATCACGTGCCCCGCACGTGCTCGACTACGCCACCACTACATCCGACGACGACACGgaaaaggaggaggaggagctgGTACACGAGCAAAACGAATCCTCCGGCGGAGGGCGGTGGTTTCCGGCGGCGTGCGGTGGCGGCACGCGGCGGAGCGGGGGAGGCGCGTTAGGGCGAGTTCTTGACCCAAGGGCGAAGTGGGTCCAGGAATGGAACAGGGTGTTCCTGCTAGTGTGCGCCGCGGGGTTGTTCGTTGACCCTCTCTTCTTCTACGCGCTCTCCGTCAGCGACTCGTGCATGTGCGTCTTCGTTGACGGGTGGCTCGCCGTCACCGTCACGGTGCTGCGGTGCATGACCGACGCACTGCACGTGTGGAACATGGTTATAAGGTGCAAGATGGCGAAACGCACCTTCGGACTCGGCGCCTCCACCACTTCTTCCGGCAGAGGAACATCCTCGTCCTCTGTCGGACTCAGAGATACCCGACCGCGTTCCGTCGCGATGGGATATCTCATGTCACGGACCGGATTCTTTTTTGATCTGTTCGTTATTCTTCCTCTACCACag ATTGTACTATGGGTGGCAATCCCCTCCTTGTTGGAGAAAGGTTCAGTGACATTGGTGATGACAGTGTTCTTAATTATCTTTCTCTTCCAATACCTTCCCAAAATTTTTCATTCGGTTTGCCATTTGCGACGCACGCAAAACCTCTCTGGCTACATTTTTGGAACAGTTTGGTGGGGAATCGCCCTTAACATGATCGCGTATTTTGTTGCTTCCCAT GCAGCAGGGGCATGTTGGTACTTGCTAGGGATACAAAGGGCAGCCAAGTGTCTCAAAGTGCAGTGTGAGAAAACAAGTGGTTGTGGCATGAAAATCTTGTCTTGTCAAACACCCATATATTACGGAAGCAACAGTTTTCTAGTTAGGGATAGGGCAAGGTTGGCTTGGGCAGAGAACAGGGAAGTGAGACACACATGCCTAAATGGTCCTGACAACTACAACTATGGAGCTTATAGATGGTCTGTTCAGCTTGTCACAAACGATAATCGATTGGAGAAGATACTTTTCCCTATCTTCTGGGGCCTAATGACTCTCAG CACTTTTGGAAACCTAGAGAGTACAACCGAATGGCTGGAAGTAGTTTTCAACATCATTGTGCTGACCAGTGGCCTTCTTCTTGTCACCATGTTGATTGGAAACATCAAG GTATTTTTGCATGCAACAACGTCAAAAAAGCAAGCAATGCAATTGAAGATGAGGAATATTGAATGGTGGATGAGGAAACGACGCTTGCCGCTAGGGTTTAGGCAGCGCGTGCGTAACTATGAGAGGCAACGTTGGGCTGCCATGCGTGGGGTTGATGAATTTGAGATGACTAAAAATCTTCCTGAGGGATTAAGAAGAGACATTAAATACCATCTTTGTCTAGACTTGGTGAGACAG GTGCCTCTATTTCAACACATGGACGATCTGGTTCTAGAGAACATCTGTGACCGTGTGAAGTCTCTGATATTCACAAAGGGAGAAACA ATAGCTAGAGAAGGAGACCCAGTTCAGAGAATGCTATTTGTAGTAAGGGGTCACCTTCAAAGCAGCCAAGTCCTAAGGGATGGTGTGAAGAGTTGTTGCATGTTAGGTCCAGGAAACTTCAGTGGGGACGAACTCCTCTCATGGTGTTTAAGGAGACCCTTCATAGAACGCCTTCCACCATCTTCATCCACACTCATCACGTTGGAAACCACCGAGGCTTTTGGCCTTGAAGCCGAGGATGTGAAGTATGTGACACAACATTTTAGGTACACATTTGTTAAGGAGAAGGTGAAGAGAAGTGCAAGGTATTACTCACCAGGGTGGAGAACTTGGGCTGCTGTGGCCATTCAATTGGCATGGAGGAGGTACAAGCATAGGTTGACTTTGACTTCATTGTCCTTTATAAGGCCTAGGAGGCCTTTGTCAAGGTCTTCTTCCATGGGAGAGGACAGGCTTCGCCTCTACACGGCTTTGTTAACCTCCCCAAAGCCTAATCAGGATGATTTTgacttttga